The sequence GTGTTCCCGCTCGTCGGTTCGACGATGGTGGTCGCTTCGGTCACCTCGCCCCGTCGCTCGGCCCGCTCGATCATCGAGAGCGCGACCCGGTCTTTCACCGAGGAGAGGGGATTGAACGACTCGACCTTTCCATAGACGTCCGGGCCGACGGTCTCGAGGGCGACGAGGGGCGTGTCGCCGACGAGTTCCGTCACGTTCTGCGCAACGTTCATCAGTGGGCCTCCATCGACTCGGCAGGAATAAATACACGGTGGGAATCGACAGGTGCTGTCGGTAATGGCTGAGAAACTGGGCCGATTTCGACGGGCTGTCCCCGTCAGCTACACTCTGGCGGTCATCGTCTCCACGACGCTGTGTCGAGCAGTCCCCAGGTCGTCGGTCAGTCGCGTCGTCGTATGCAGGACGGGATACGTCATCGACAATGGTCCGTACAGGTACTCTTGCAGGGTCAAATCGCTCGTATCCCACCGTCCACAGCGCGTCTCGTTATGTATCTGGCGCTGGCGCCGTCGCGCGAGTCGGACGGTTCTGTCCTCGAGCGTTTCCAGGGCGGCATACGTCTCCATGAGCTCCTCGAACGACCGTTCGTCGAGCGACCCATCGTCCATCGACGAGAGCGACGTCTCTATCTCGTCGAGGGTGGCCGTCGCATCCTCGACGGCCGCTTGCTCGGTCGAGAGCACCTGTATCAGTTCGTCGCGTCTCGACGCAGCGTCGAGGGCTCGCTGTTGGAGTGCCCGCTTCATGGGTCGATTGACGCCGCTCCCCTCGCGAAGCCCACCCAGGAAGTCGGCGTCGAATTCGTTCACCAGATGCGTCTCCCAGGTCTCGCCATAGGTGTCGTCGTAGTGGTCGACGGCCATGACGGTCTCTTCGAACGCCCGGCGGACGTGATCGACCGGCGCCGCTCTGGTCTCCATGGTCTGTATCGACTGTGGCGTCGCGACCGCCCCTGCGGGTTGGACGACCGGAATCGAGTCGATGGCCTCGGCGAACGCACGATACGCGTTTCGCTCCGCGACGACCTCCCGCATCTCCGCTTCGACGCGGTCCTCGGCATCATACAGGTGAGAGAGGACGCTGGCGACCCCCACCAGCACGAGCCCGAGGAACGCAGCGATGAGCAGTACTTCGTGGAGCGGTGACAGTCCGATCCCCGAAACCGCCTCGTTGACCGGGGACATAGACGAGCCGTCGATAGCGAATGGAACAGATCCCCCAGATGTGGCCATGCTAGAAATACACGTATCGATCACGATAATCATTTGCATTACTCCCGTTCTCGTGGGTTGCTACGACGGAGTTCCGGTCAGTGTGTAGGACCGTCATGGACCCAGATACCCCCAGGCTTGCAGACGGTCACCCTCCCCATCGATCCACCGCTCGCCGATGTCGTCGCGGTAGTACATGTTCGGTATCACGATGTCGTCGATGCGTCCATACGCCTGCCGGCGGGCGTCCTGCATCGTCTCTCCCATTCCAGTGACGATGATCGGCATCCCACTCTCTCCCGCGGCACGCCACTGTCCGTCGACGTTCTTTGCGTCCTCGAGGTGGATACCATCCCGCGAATCCCTCTCGAAGACGACGGCGGCGTTCCGGGAGTTCTCGTCGTACGTCTTCGGGTCGTCGAAGGGAAACGGCGGCAACACGATCCGGACGGCCACCTGGTAGCCCTCGTGAACCCGGAGTGCCGGGTCGGTGCCGTGTGCGAGGTCGTAAAAGAAGGCTCCGGTCGGTGACTCGAACGATTCTTCCTGCAACGCGATGGTCGGATAGCCGAAGCGTGGTGTGAACTCGAGCGGATAGATGCCGTGATCGTTGACGATGCAGTTCAGGTCGATGCTCCCCACGTACCCCTCGTCGGCGAGCCACGATTCGATCTGTCCGAGGGTCTCCCTGAACAGCCGATTCCGCCCGGCCCAGAACATCGACGTGCCCATCTCTCCCGTCGAGGGCCCGATGTTGCCGGGGAAGAGCTTCTTGTGCTCGAAGTTGAAGTTGATCGGTTCGACGAACTGGTCACCGTCGAAGAACCCACAGATGGCTACCTCGACGCCCTCCACGCGTCGCTGTAACTGAAACCCCTTCATCCGGTGGCCCCAGGCCTTCTTGTAGGCGCGAAGGACCTCGACGACGTCGCTGCCGTCCACTTCACGACCGACGTACAGGAGCCGTTTGACGTTCTGAACCTCACCGAGGGGCTTGATGACGTACGGAGCAGGATGTTCCCGGACGTACTCGATGGCAGTGTCGAAGTCCGTGAATTCCCGGTGATCGAGGGTGTCTACGCCGTTGTCCTCGAGGACGGACATAGCGTACCCACGGTCCTCTTCGAGTCGATCGGTCGCTGGCGTGCCGCCCACGACCGCGTGGCCAGCATCGCGCAACTCCTGGGCCAGTTCGCCCGTGCCCACCTCGTCGCCTACCCAGATGTCGTCGAAGATGATGACGTCCGCCCAGTCGACCGCCGCCCGCCAGTCGTCCGTCTTCGGGACGAAGCCATCGGTTATCTCCCGGTCGGACTCGGCTTCGATGTAGTACCGTACGTCGTGGCCCTCGCGTGCTACCTGCCACGCCAGATCACCGATAAGCGCCGAGTCGAGCGAGAGGAACAGAAATCGTTTCGGGTCCATGGCCGAACATCGTCTTCAAGTGACAAATAGCTATGGCGAGGCCCGGTTCGAGTCTGTAGCAATTAAGGCCGCCCCGCCCCACACTCGACACGATGACCGAGAGCCGACCCTCCCGAGAGACGATTCGAGACGTCGCGGGTCGCGTCGCGGCGACCGCCCATCCCGATCTAGACGAAGCGACAATCGACGAAGCGATAGCGATCGTCGCCGACATCGAGGAAAGACTCGAGGACGGACCGAGTCGGGACGCCGTCGAAGACCTGCTCTCGTTCTGGGAGGGATACATCACCGGCGGTCTGCTCGCGGTGACGGACGCCGAAACCATCGACACGTCGCTAGCACGAACGGAACTCGTCAAGCGAGGCAACGAAGCCGACCTCTACGGACTCGACCTCTACCAGGCGCTCCTCGAGTTGGCGGCGGCCCACGAGGAGTCCGACGCCGAGACCGGAGCGGCCGTCACGGATCGCACCGCGAACTGGGCCATGCGAGTCGCCGATCTGACCTCGGGGTTCGTCGGCCATCTTGTGGACCACAAGTAGGACGCCCACCGTCCGATCGGTGGCCTTAGAACGTCCAGTACGCCGACTGGATGCGTTGTACCCGCTCGACGACGTCGCTGATATCCGGTTCGTAGGACGGCGGTTCGTAGATGGCGGGTTCGCGAATCCCGGCGGTGTCGTACCCGAGCATCGTCGCGATCACTGCCAGATTGGTGTACGGCAATCCTCCTTCGATGCCGTACCCGCCAGCGAGTGATGCCACGATGTCGCCGCCAGCGAGGTCGTTGGCCGCGTCCATCGCGTGTTCGACCAGATCGACGTACCCCTGCGCGGTGACGCCCAGGTCGGTGATGGGGTCGGTGAAGTGGTTGTCCTGGCCCGCCTCGATGAAGACGAAGTCCGGGTCGTACTGTTCGGCGATCGGTTCGAATATCTCCTCGACGACGGTGCGATAGCCGTCGTCGCTCGTCTTCGGTGGCACGGGCACGTTGACGTTGTATCCCTCACCGGCGAGCTCCCCGACGTCGCGGCTGTCCCCCGTGCCGGGAAACAGCGTCCGTCCGTCCTGGTGGGTCGACATCACGAGGACGCTCGGGTCGTCGTAGAAGATGGACTCCGTCCCATCGCCGTGATGGGCGTCCCAGTCCCAGAGCAGGATCCGCTCTACGTCGTATTCGGCCTGGAGGTGGCGGATCCCGATGGCGGTGTTGTTGAGATAACAGAAGCCGTGCCCGTCCCCGGCAAACGCGTGGTGGCCACCCGGACGGGCCAGTACGAACGCCGACTCGGTCTCACCGGTAGCGACCGCGTCCATCGCCCGGACGACGCCACCGGCGGCGAGTTTGGCGGTGTTCCACGTGTGCGCGGAGATGTGGGTATCGACGCTCAACATCCCCGCTCCACTGGCCGACATCGAACGGAGCCGTTCGAGGTAGTCGTCGGTGTGCACCCGGGAGAGTTGCTCGTTCGACGCCATCTCGGGTGCCAGCCGCGCGACCGACGGGTCGTCGAGTAGCCCCTCTTCCCGCAACTGGTCCATCGTGTACTGGAGACGCTCCTTTCGCTCGGGATGGGTCGGCGTGTGCTCGTGCAGCAGGTACTCCTCGTCGTAGACCAGTCCCAGCGTCACGACGACCCCTCCGCGAAGGAGAACTCGATGCCAGGAGTTACCTGCGCCTCGGCGTCGAATATCTGTCCGACGACCTCCGAGTCCTCCACGACGGTGAACCGAGAGAACGACCGGACATCGACCGCTGCGGTCGGGTCACCCCCGGCCGCTTTTGCGGCCGCCCGTGCCCGCTCGATGGCAATATCCTTCGCCTGTGTGTCGGTGAACCGCTGGCCGACCTCGAGGGATTCCACCGTTTCGGGGCCAATCGACGTGACCGTCATGACCCCCCGGGCACTGTCGGCGTGCACCGCCGTCTCGACGCTCACCCGCGCGACCCCACAGCCGACGGCACCGGCCACGTCGGCGTGGTCGGGAACCACCGCATCGAAGTGGGTACCGTCCGCGAGCGGGTCCGCGAGATACGGGGCGAGGACACCACCGACGACGAGCGACGCCGTCCGGTCGGTGGATATCGACGTGACGGTGGCGCGCACCCGTTGCAAGAACCGATCCAACACGGTCGTCGCGAGTTCCGACGCCGACCCGTCACCCACTGTGTCTATCGCGTCTCGGGCGGCGGAACGGTCGCCGGCGGTGAACCGGCCGAGTACGTGGAGCGCGTCCGTGACCGTCGGTTCGTCGCCGCCGAAGGCC is a genomic window of Halanaeroarchaeum sp. HSR-CO containing:
- a CDS encoding histone deacetylase, which gives rise to MTLGLVYDEEYLLHEHTPTHPERKERLQYTMDQLREEGLLDDPSVARLAPEMASNEQLSRVHTDDYLERLRSMSASGAGMLSVDTHISAHTWNTAKLAAGGVVRAMDAVATGETESAFVLARPGGHHAFAGDGHGFCYLNNTAIGIRHLQAEYDVERILLWDWDAHHGDGTESIFYDDPSVLVMSTHQDGRTLFPGTGDSRDVGELAGEGYNVNVPVPPKTSDDGYRTVVEEIFEPIAEQYDPDFVFIEAGQDNHFTDPITDLGVTAQGYVDLVEHAMDAANDLAGGDIVASLAGGYGIEGGLPYTNLAVIATMLGYDTAGIREPAIYEPPSYEPDISDVVERVQRIQSAYWTF
- a CDS encoding phosphoribosylamine--glycine ligase — translated: MDPKRFLFLSLDSALIGDLAWQVAREGHDVRYYIEAESDREITDGFVPKTDDWRAAVDWADVIIFDDIWVGDEVGTGELAQELRDAGHAVVGGTPATDRLEEDRGYAMSVLEDNGVDTLDHREFTDFDTAIEYVREHPAPYVIKPLGEVQNVKRLLYVGREVDGSDVVEVLRAYKKAWGHRMKGFQLQRRVEGVEVAICGFFDGDQFVEPINFNFEHKKLFPGNIGPSTGEMGTSMFWAGRNRLFRETLGQIESWLADEGYVGSIDLNCIVNDHGIYPLEFTPRFGYPTIALQEESFESPTGAFFYDLAHGTDPALRVHEGYQVAVRIVLPPFPFDDPKTYDENSRNAAVVFERDSRDGIHLEDAKNVDGQWRAAGESGMPIIVTGMGETMQDARRQAYGRIDDIVIPNMYYRDDIGERWIDGEGDRLQAWGYLGP